The Hyphomicrobium sp. 99 genome contains the following window.
CAGACGCGCACGTTTGCGAACGCGGCGCCTGCAAAGGTCAAGCAGCAAAAAGAGGCAACGAGGAGGGAGTATACCGAAGTGCGGAGACCATGGGGCACGGGAGGCTCCTTTGCCGGAGCCAAATGTTTAGCCCCGGAACCTTTTCGATTTCCATACTTCGTAACGGATCCGCGCGAGCTTGTAAGCGTCCGGTATGGACAAGGCCCACACGAACAGGCCACCGGCGGTGCGGCCGACAAGCGACTGCTCGGGCGTTGAGAAGTGCCAGGTGAAGAGCGCCATCAGTAACGTGAAGAAAGCAAATCTTAAGCCTCTTTCCAGGAAGCCGGCCGCGATATGCCCGCCGCCAGGAAAAACCACGGCGATGGCCAGAACCAGATAAGGGTTCAAGGGTGGACGTTCAACGATGGTGCTCATGCGGCTTGAACTTCTCGCGCTTTATCGATTGCGGCACTCAAATCATCGAAATCCTTGAGGCGCGCCGCGAGCGCCTCCGGAGCAACGGCAGAGTCATCAAAACGAGATTGCCGTAAAATTAAATGTTGACCTCTGTCGCCTTCGCCCGCCTGCCAAATGAGGCGAAGACCCTTGCCTGTTACGGCAACTTCTTTCATGCGCTGCTCGGCAAAGATCCGTCGAAGAACGGGCGAGAGGCTATTGAGTAGATCCTGTGAAGCCCGTCCGCCGCCTTTTACGAGGATCTCCTGCGGGAGGCCCGAAGGCGGTTCGAGTATCCGCGCGTGATCGTGTGTCAGCGAGTAGAACTCGTTACCGGTCGGTCGGGCGAGCATCGAAAATTCCGGAAGCCCTGGGCGACGCTCAATCCGCGTCAACTTCATCCAGAGCTGAGGAAGCCTGCGAATGGTCATCGTATCTGGAAGGAGTTCGACGCGGATAAAGCATCCGCTGTGAAAACCTTCAAGGCTCGGAAACCCGTCTCCGCCATGAGTGATCACGGCATCGGAAAGAAGGTTTGCGCAACCGTCGAGCAGGGGGCGCCGCGCGGCTATGACCTTCGCGTGTTCGCGCATTGCGACGAACACAGTAGTCACCACTCCGATGATGGCGAACGTCAGGGATAAGTACATCGTGTTCCCGCCGAAGGATAAAGAATGGCCGACGACAATCGCCGGCCATTCTTCGTGAGGTTTAGTAGCCTACCGGCCGCGGCCATTGCATCGTGAACTGATCGCCACGCCGCACGTATTTGTAGCGGTGGAAATGGAACCAGAGCGAAGCGACGACGAAGAAGATCATCATCGCGACGAGCTGCGTACCGTAACCAAGGAACACCGCAAAATACGTCGTCGAGCAGATCGTCAAGAGAACGAGTGCAGGCAACGGGTGGAAGGGATGAATGTAGCCGCGCTTGATCACGTCGAGCGGCCACTTCTTGCGGAACATGATGACCTGGAGCGACATGTACGTGTAGCCAAGAAGTCCCGACAGGATCGAGAACGTGATAACCTGATCGAGCGGCGCGAAATACGCAAAAACGAGCGCCACGGGAACAAGAAACACGATTGACCGGAACGGGGTTCTATTCTTGGGATGCACCGCGCCGAACCATGTAGGCAGGTAGCGGTCACGACCCATCGAGAACCATGCCCGCGATGCGTCGTTGATGCAGCCGTTCGCCGAAGCCAGCGTCGAGAACATCGTTCCAACGAACAACAACACCATGAGCGGCATCGAGTTCGTCAGGCGTGCGGCATCAAACAGCGGCGTTGTTGCCTGGCCGAGATATTCCCAGGGCATCAATCCGGTGCAGAGATACCACGTCATCGTTGCGGCGATGAGCAGGGTCATAATGCCTGTCATCGTGCCGAGCGGTAGCGACCGCGCGGGCGAACGCACCTCTTCTGCCGCCTGACACGTCCCCTCGATGCCGAGATAGTACCAAAGGCCGAAGTGCAGCGAGGCGATCACTCCGAGCCACCCGTAAGGCAGACCGTTGAGAAGCTCACGATGGTTGAGGAGTTCGTTCGACCACGGTTTGACGGCGGCGAACAGCACGACGACCGCGATGAACGCGATGGCCGTAAGCACGAGGTTGACCGTCAGCGTCGCATAGACGCCCCGGTAATTTAGCCACGCGAGAAACATGATCGACAAGACAATGAATGGCTTGTCATGCGCCTCCGCGAAGCCTGCCATCTGGCCGACTGTTTGAACGAGATAGCCGAGCGTGATGGCATTTGCCGCTTCGAGCATTGTGTACGCGAAGACAAGATAGAGACCGACGTTGAACGCCATAAGCGGTCCGACGATATGTTTTGCCTGCGCGTACTGACCGCCTGCGGCCGCAACCGTCGAGGTTACCTCCGAGTCGATCATCGCGACGCAGGTATAGAGCAGGCCAGCTACCCAGCATGCGATCAGTGCCGCGATTGCGCCGCCCTTGCCGACGGCGAAGTTCCATCCCATGTACTCGCCGACAAGAACGATGCCGACGCCAAGAGCCCACACATGCGCGGGACCGAGCACGCGAAGGAGCGAGATTTTCTCGCCATGAACAACTGTAGTTTGGTTCACCGGTGTCCCCCTTGATGTGTCGGGTCGATGACGAGTGCGTCGTCGATTTCGCCTTCTTTCGAGGACGTCAGCAGGTCCTCATCGTAAGCGAGATTGGTTTTGATCATGTCGAAGAGCATCCACAGGCCGAGGACGGCAGAAATGGCCCAGGCTGCGTATTCGATGATTTCAAAGTTGTTCATTGCTGGATCTCACTTTTTGCCGAAGCGTTCTTCGAGGACTTCCCGGTATTCACGTTTGGAAAACGCGAACAGCAACGCGAAATAACCGATCACGACGACTGCCGTGATGATCAGTTCGACCACGCTGAAGCTGTAATCGAAACGTGAGGTGATCAATGGCGCCGCGGTCTCAGGCGTCATTCCCAGTTTAACCCACTGTGCCTGCTGCACGGCATTTTGGCCGAGCCCCTCCCAAGTCTTCGTGTCGGCAAGCACGAGATCGGTTTTGCCGCCGCCGGCGAGCTTGAGATAAAGTGGAGTGAAGAGCGCCGCGAATACGAGGACCAGCAAGAACAGGCTGTCGAAAAGCTGTCCGATAGCGGATTGCTTCGGAGGTTCATAATGAGGTTTGTTCACGATGCCACCAGATGGTTTCAGGAATTGCGCTTAGACAAATCGAGATAATGCAAATCGAGACCGTAGATCTCGTCGCGCTCTTCGCTGAGATGCGCGACCATCGCGAGGATCGCCGCCGTGTTGAACAGGAGCACTAGGCTGCCAGCCACGGCTAGCGCCCAAAAGACTTCCGTTGAACCGAGGTAGTCTTTGATCTTGAAGAAGACGAATGCGTAGAGAACCCAGAGAACCGCCACCGCAGTGAGCGACCAAGTTCGATCACCTGAAAATTTGCTCGCGATTCGAGGATCGGTATTTGAATGTTTCATTTTCCCTCCTTCTGTGGTGGGGCGCGCACTGCCAACCGAGGCCTCTCGACCATTGATCTGGTCAATGCTGAAATCGAACCGAGATCCGCTCGCCCCGTTGGGTTGGTTTTTCCTGCGACATTTAGTGACGCAGGGAGGCTGCTCGCCGTCAACATTTTTTCGTAAGACGAAACAAATATTCGATGACGCGGCGCGAGATTCATGCTGCAAAGCAGCACGCCATTTGAATAAAATCAGGGACTTAGCGCGAGTGCGCTGCAAAGCTCCGCCGAGAGCTTAAGCCCCATGCATCATTAATGATCGGCAGAGTGATTATCGTTTGAGCTTTGGTAGGAGAATGGTTGGACGCGCTCGGTCCTTATCGAAAAACGCGCGCGGCGAGCGCTGATACAACGAGATGCGGCTTGATGTAGCCGACGGACGTAGACGCTCTGCCGGAAAAAATGAACCTTAGCAGATGCGCTTTCGAGCCCGCAGAATTTTCAAATTCAACACCAAATCCGTGTTGGGTCTTTCGCCGAATATAGGCGCCGATTGAAACGTCCGCGAACCCCACTCGAACTTGGCTCCCGAGAGGCAAGGGCGGCTCACCCAAGAGATGCATGCCGCTCACAGAAACGTCGGACGCATAGAATTCGAACGATGCTCCCTCAGTACCGAGCTTGACGGGCACGCGAACATCGAAGCGCTCTCCCTTACGGCGTTGTTGCTGCTCGCTACAGACGTAGCAGCACAGAGTGAGCACGACGATATTATACCAGCTCCAGAAGAGCGCGATGGCGCTCGATTCCGCCAATGCTCGAGATGGATCCATAAGAAAGGCGATGACGATGCCGACTGCGGTCAGCGCGAGCAGAGAGCCAAATATTCTAAGGAGCGGCCATTGAATGAATTGCTTGCTGCGATCGCCGCCCTTGGCCGTCACTTTGAACTTCTGACCTTTCGGTCGCAAAATTCCGGCGGCGACGGATTTCAAGACTTCGGTCGAGCACAGCATTTGATAGAGGTCAGACATCAGAGGCAGCACGCGCCCTTCGGTCAACCAAAGGAAGATCGAGATTTGCGCGGCGAGAAACGGCGCCAGATACCAGATTGCATCGATAACGTTGGCGTGCACGGCCTCTATGCCGAAGAGCAGGTAAAGCGCCGGCACGATGACGCCAAGCACGCGGAAAAGATGCGTCGCCGACCAGTGAAGAAACGTCTCGCAAAGCATGATGCGATCGACGAACGGCAGGCCGTTCCCGATTTTCAATGGGCCGCTCGGGCCACGGCAGATCTGCACGAAGCCGAGGCACCATCGGGCGCGTTGACCTGTGTACTCGGCGAGCCCTTCCGGCGCGAGACCGAGCGAAAGCACCTCATTCAAATAGACTGTGCCATAGCCTTTCTCACGCAGGCGAAGTGACACGAGATAATCCTCGGTCACCGAATCCGTGGGAAAGCCACCGATGCTCTGCAGGGCATCGAATCTGATGATCGAGGAAGTGCCACAGCAAAACGCGCCTCCCCAAGCATCCTTCGACGCCATGACGATGTCGAAGAAGAAGCGCTGCTCGTCTGGCCACACGCGCGTCAGCGCCAGATTGCTTTGAATGGGATCGGGATTGAAGAAGTGCTGCGGCGTCTGCACGACACCCACTTTGGGGTCGAGCGCCAGGGATAGTCCTCGCGTTAGGAATTCCGGAAGCGGCACGAAATCGGCGTCGAGGATCGATATGAAATCCGGCTTTTCGTCGAGCGCTGCGAGCTTCTTCAGAGCCGCATTGATGTTGCCGGCCTTGGCGTGCGCGTTGTCGCTCCGCGTCAGATAGCCGACGCCATGTCGCTCACAAAGCGCTCCCAGCCAAGACCGTCGCCCGTCGTCGCAAACCCACACACGGAAGTTCGGATAATTGATCGCAAGCGTGCCGATAATCGTGCGTTCGAGAATGGTCTCGTCTTCATTATATGTGCAGATGAGAACGTCGACTTTTGGCAACTTCGGAAGAGCCAGCAGCGCCGGTACGTTCCGATTGGCTTCGGCGGTGCGGTTCCGTGTGCGCGTCAGAAATATTTGCGATGCCGTCGCGCCGATCATCGTTATGGCTTCGACGGCGGTGAAGAGAACGCCGACGATGAAATCGGTGGGGCTGCTGATCGAAGGAATGGTGTTGAATATCCGCCATGTCATGTAGCGCCAGCCGAGACCGAGGCAGATAGCGATGGCGCAGGTTCGCACGACGGTGTTGTTGCGATTGACCCACGGCAGGATCGCCGCCGCAAGCAAGCCGATGATGAAGGCCGGCAGCAAGGCGTCGAAATAGTTCATTCCGGAAGCGGACGTCATGCCGGCGCTCGCTCAATAAGTGCGGGAAAATTCGGCGGCGCTGGCGGTGTCGAACTGAACGAGCCCGGAACGCCCGATGCGGCAGTCGGCGTGCTTCAGGAGGTCCGGAAATCTAAGAGTAACGTGATAGGGCTCGCGGCTGAGCGCGTTTTGTAGAATGGCGCTGTTGGAGGCGACTGCAGCAAGGCCGTTCAAGCTCACAACCGTGCCCGTCAAGATTTCTCCGCCGTCGCGCGGTCTGAAGGTCGCTGTCTGCCCGACAGCTAATCGTTGATAGACGCCTTCGCTGACGCTCGCCGTGACGATCGCACTACCGCAATCGAGAAGCTTGACGAGATCTTGCCCGGCGTTGACGTGCTCGCCCGGTGCCGTCAGCATTTCCCATACCCGCCCGTTCACCGTTGAGCGAATTGCCGCCTGCGAAAGATCATCGTGGCGCTCTTGCTCTTTGAGAATTTCGGCCTCGACGCTCGCGAGTTCGGCGCGGCTGCCGACAAGGCGCGCCTGCACATCTGAAAGCTCGAGCGAGACTTCCATCTTTCGCTGAGCCGACTGAGGTGTGTCGTTATAGCTGTCGCCGACATACGTTCCCTTTTTCGCGGCTTCGAGTTCGACGAGCATGCCCTTGCGGCGCTCGACTTGGCCCTTGACCGCCTGCTCCGTAACATGCGCTTCGCCCGCGGCCTTATCGAGAAATGCCTGGCTCACAGCGTCCGTCTTGCGCAATGTGCTCGCTCTGGCGAGCGCATCGGAAGCAACCGAATATTGCGCCTCAGCCGATGCCATATCCGTATCGGCCTGTCTCAATCTCTGCTCGAGTTGCTCGATCCGCCCGATGCGAAAGCGCTCTTGCTGCGTTGACAGCTCTTCCAGACTGGCGATGAGAAGCTGCTTCTTTCCTTCCAGCGCGCCGATGGTCGTCCGCAGCTGATTGCGATCCCTCGTCAAGTTTGCGAGGTGCGAAGAGTCGGCCCTCGGATTGCGAACGACGAGAATGTTTTGATCAACACTGAACATGCTGCCGACATCGGTATCGGCGTTCGCCATGCTGACCTCGCCCTCGATGGGAGCCCTCAGAGTGATCACCCGCGCGTTGACGATTGCTTCGGCGCTTGTTGTTGCAAGCAATCGCTGAACCGGAAGCCAGCCGAGTGCCAGTGCAAGCGCAACGGCGATGAGAGACTTGATGATCGTCGCGGGCCGCACATTGGCGGGCAGTGCGATTGGCCGGGCTGCTTTGGCGGGTTCCTTGGCAGGTTCGGGAACCGGCGTGACCTGGGGTTCGGGAATTTCGCTGGGACGGCCATCGCGCCAGTCCTTGACCACGGATTCGAGGTAGGCGAGCTGCACGTCGGCCGTGAACTCGTTTTCGCGCACCGCCTCTAATTCTGCGGACTCCGTCGAACCCGGCAACGCCGATGCGCGCAGCCGAGGGGACCTCGATATAAAAGTCTTGCTGGATGATGAATTGGACGACATGGGCCACGCGATCGATTGAAACGCTCCGTGTGCGCCATGGTACGTGCAATAGATAACGTAATGCTGAGGATTTGATTTAATTAGTTCTTACGGATGATCAGAAGAGGGACGTTTTCAATTCCGCTGGTCCGTCCAAGCTTAAAAATTCTTAAAAATTCACGTCGACGGGTGCTCGTCTCTGACCTGTGCATCTTATTGGGTAAGGGCCTGGAAAAGCAGTGGAGGTCCCTTCCGAAAAAGTCTTTTCATCGTTTGTTGACTATTGGTGTACACTTTCATAATGTGCTTATGCTCGATCCGTTATCGGGCCGTCTTTGCGTCCGCTTCCGGGGGAGGCTTCGCAAGGAAAAGAGGCAAGCCCGCCATTGAGCGCAGCAGCGCTCAGCCAGCCAGCCCGTAACAATTTGTAATCACGGGGGACGTTGGGAATGGCTGTGCGTGGCTTCAGTATTTTGAATTCGAGACCGATAAGCTTCGGCGCCGGGGGGCAATCGGGGGGAACGTTCGGTAAGGCCGCACTTACGCTGACGGTTTCGGCCACCGCGCTTGTGCTGGCCGTACCGGCATTTGCGCAAGAAACACAGCTGCCGGGTATCAACGTCCAGGGAGCGCAAGCTAAGAAGAGCAGCGCGCCGAAAGCGAAGCCAAAGCCGAAGCCCGTTCAGGCGGTGCAATCGGAGCCTGCTGCTCCAGCTGAAGCTGACGGTGGAAACCAAGCCGCGGCGGCGAGCGATGCGCCCTACAATACGCCGGCCAGCGTCAGCGTCGCTGGGCAAAGCGAGATCCAGACTTTCGGCCAGGCCGATATCCAGGACGTCTTCCGCGCCATGCCGGGTGTGTCGACCGGGAACGATCCGAATAATCCCGGCATCTCCGTCAACATCCGCGGTTTCGAAGGTCAAGGCCGCGTAAACACGATGATCGACGGCGTGCGGCAGAACTTCAGGATTACCGGGCACACCGTCGGGGGGTTCGCCTATGTCGATCCGCTGCTTCTGGCAAGCATCGAAGTGCAGCGTGGCGCGGTTTCCGGAGTCGGCGGTTCTGGCGCCCTTGCGGGTTCTGCAAATTTGCGCACGCTCGACGTGGATGACGTGTTGAAGCCCGGAAAGGATTACGGCGCGCTCACCAGCTTGACGTGGGGCAGCAACGGTCTCGGCTTTTCAGAAATGGGCGCTGGCGCTATTCGCAGTGGCGCGATCAGCATCGTCGGTGCGATCAGCAAGCACGATCAAGACGACTACGAGAATGGTCGCGGCCAGCGTGTTCCCTATACGGATCAGGATCTGATCTCCGGATTGGCGAAAGCCCATATCCGGATTGATTCCGCGCAGCAGGTTTCGTTCGGCACTATTCTCTACAACAACGACTTTACGGCCAATTCCTACAATCAAAACATCGATTCGAAGATCTATACGGCCAGCTACGTTTATAATCCTGCAGCAAACGATCTCATAAATTTTCGCGCCAACTTCTCTGGTAGCGACCTCAATATGCGTTATCTTGGTGGGATAGGAAATTCAGCGACCTCAGCAGGGCGCAACATCGAAGATCTGGGCCTGGGCTTTGATGTCTCGAACACGTCGCTCTTCAATTTGGGTGGAATTGCCGTCAAGTCGACTTACGGATACGAATATTTTCACGACGACGTCGATGCCACGAACACCATCGACCCATCCAAGGGGGGCGGCACCAATCCATCAGGAAAATCGACGACACGCGGCGCATTCTCCGAAACGACGTTCTCTAAGAACATCTTCGATTTGATCGTCGGTCTTCGGTACGATGATTTCAACCTCAATGGTCATGGCGTCGTAGACCCGCATGCCCCCAGTTTTCTTGGGCCGAACTTTCCAATTCCTCTGCCGCCGGGCATTGAGAAGGGTCCGTTCAGCGTTGACAATTCCTACGGCGATCTCAGCGAGAAGTTCACTTTGGCGGCTAAGCCCGTCGAATGGTTCCAACCTTATGTGACGTGGTCGAATACATTCCGCGCTCCGTCGATATCAGAGACGTTAATTGACGGCACGCATCCAGGCAGTGGGTTCGAGCCGAATTTCTACCCCAATCCGTTCCTGCAGCCTGAAAAGCAGCGAGGATGGGAATTCGGATTCAATTCAAAAGTCGATGGCCTCATCAAGCCCGGAGATTCATTTCGCTTCAAAGGTGATTACTACACGATGGACGTCAACAATTACATTACTGCTGCGTGCGAGGTCTATAACCCGACCTTTGGGCTGACCAATTGCTGGTTCGTCAATAATCCCGGCACATCGAAAGTCGAAGGCGTCGAGTTGGAAGGCACTTATGACGCTGGCTACTTCTTCGCTGGCCTGAGCTACAGCCATAGCCACACGACTTTGCCGTCACAGATGGATGGTCTGGGTCTACATAGCTATCTGCCGGGCGATGTCACGACGATCACAGCGGGATTGCGGTTCTTCGATGAACGCCTGACGATCGGAGCCCGTAGCTATATTACCTCGAAGAGCCAGAAGGGCGACGTCAACGTCGAACCAGGCGATCCGCTGTTTTACGATGGCTACACG
Protein-coding sequences here:
- a CDS encoding TonB-dependent receptor domain-containing protein; the protein is MAVRGFSILNSRPISFGAGGQSGGTFGKAALTLTVSATALVLAVPAFAQETQLPGINVQGAQAKKSSAPKAKPKPKPVQAVQSEPAAPAEADGGNQAAAASDAPYNTPASVSVAGQSEIQTFGQADIQDVFRAMPGVSTGNDPNNPGISVNIRGFEGQGRVNTMIDGVRQNFRITGHTVGGFAYVDPLLLASIEVQRGAVSGVGGSGALAGSANLRTLDVDDVLKPGKDYGALTSLTWGSNGLGFSEMGAGAIRSGAISIVGAISKHDQDDYENGRGQRVPYTDQDLISGLAKAHIRIDSAQQVSFGTILYNNDFTANSYNQNIDSKIYTASYVYNPAANDLINFRANFSGSDLNMRYLGGIGNSATSAGRNIEDLGLGFDVSNTSLFNLGGIAVKSTYGYEYFHDDVDATNTIDPSKGGGTNPSGKSTTRGAFSETTFSKNIFDLIVGLRYDDFNLNGHGVVDPHAPSFLGPNFPIPLPPGIEKGPFSVDNSYGDLSEKFTLAAKPVEWFQPYVTWSNTFRAPSISETLIDGTHPGSGFEPNFYPNPFLQPEKQRGWEFGFNSKVDGLIKPGDSFRFKGDYYTMDVNNYITAACEVYNPTFGLTNCWFVNNPGTSKVEGVELEGTYDAGYFFAGLSYSHSHTTLPSQMDGLGLHSYLPGDVTTITAGLRFFDERLTIGARSYITSKSQKGDVNVEPGDPLFYDGYTTYDLFSNYKVNDDINVALTVTNLTDLPYTPALSSPGTGSGVMDTGRGRTFLLTTRAQF
- a CDS encoding HlyD family secretion protein, with amino-acid sequence MRENEFTADVQLAYLESVVKDWRDGRPSEIPEPQVTPVPEPAKEPAKAARPIALPANVRPATIIKSLIAVALALALGWLPVQRLLATTSAEAIVNARVITLRAPIEGEVSMANADTDVGSMFSVDQNILVVRNPRADSSHLANLTRDRNQLRTTIGALEGKKQLLIASLEELSTQQERFRIGRIEQLEQRLRQADTDMASAEAQYSVASDALARASTLRKTDAVSQAFLDKAAGEAHVTEQAVKGQVERRKGMLVELEAAKKGTYVGDSYNDTPQSAQRKMEVSLELSDVQARLVGSRAELASVEAEILKEQERHDDLSQAAIRSTVNGRVWEMLTAPGEHVNAGQDLVKLLDCGSAIVTASVSEGVYQRLAVGQTATFRPRDGGEILTGTVVSLNGLAAVASNSAILQNALSREPYHVTLRFPDLLKHADCRIGRSGLVQFDTASAAEFSRTY
- a CDS encoding APC family permease, which encodes MNQTTVVHGEKISLLRVLGPAHVWALGVGIVLVGEYMGWNFAVGKGGAIAALIACWVAGLLYTCVAMIDSEVTSTVAAAGGQYAQAKHIVGPLMAFNVGLYLVFAYTMLEAANAITLGYLVQTVGQMAGFAEAHDKPFIVLSIMFLAWLNYRGVYATLTVNLVLTAIAFIAVVVLFAAVKPWSNELLNHRELLNGLPYGWLGVIASLHFGLWYYLGIEGTCQAAEEVRSPARSLPLGTMTGIMTLLIAATMTWYLCTGLMPWEYLGQATTPLFDAARLTNSMPLMVLLFVGTMFSTLASANGCINDASRAWFSMGRDRYLPTWFGAVHPKNRTPFRSIVFLVPVALVFAYFAPLDQVITFSILSGLLGYTYMSLQVIMFRKKWPLDVIKRGYIHPFHPLPALVLLTICSTTYFAVFLGYGTQLVAMMIFFVVASLWFHFHRYKYVRRGDQFTMQWPRPVGY
- a CDS encoding glycosyltransferase, translating into MTSASGMNYFDALLPAFIIGLLAAAILPWVNRNNTVVRTCAIAICLGLGWRYMTWRIFNTIPSISSPTDFIVGVLFTAVEAITMIGATASQIFLTRTRNRTAEANRNVPALLALPKLPKVDVLICTYNEDETILERTIIGTLAINYPNFRVWVCDDGRRSWLGALCERHGVGYLTRSDNAHAKAGNINAALKKLAALDEKPDFISILDADFVPLPEFLTRGLSLALDPKVGVVQTPQHFFNPDPIQSNLALTRVWPDEQRFFFDIVMASKDAWGGAFCCGTSSIIRFDALQSIGGFPTDSVTEDYLVSLRLREKGYGTVYLNEVLSLGLAPEGLAEYTGQRARWCLGFVQICRGPSGPLKIGNGLPFVDRIMLCETFLHWSATHLFRVLGVIVPALYLLFGIEAVHANVIDAIWYLAPFLAAQISIFLWLTEGRVLPLMSDLYQMLCSTEVLKSVAAGILRPKGQKFKVTAKGGDRSKQFIQWPLLRIFGSLLALTAVGIVIAFLMDPSRALAESSAIALFWSWYNIVVLTLCCYVCSEQQQRRKGERFDVRVPVKLGTEGASFEFYASDVSVSGMHLLGEPPLPLGSQVRVGFADVSIGAYIRRKTQHGFGVEFENSAGSKAHLLRFIFSGRASTSVGYIKPHLVVSALAARVFR